TTGGATCTGTATAAAAAGGGAATGAAAAAGTTTTTAAATATTGATATTACAGGCTCTTCCAAAGAGGACTTAGATAAAGATTTTGCTGCCCTGGACGACAGAATCAGGGAGGATTTTTGGTCCTGGTCGCAAAAAAACAAACTGTATACCAATTCAGAATTTGCTTTTAAGGATACATATAATGAAGAAGCATTTGAGGATAATGCCAAGGTTTTAAAGGAAATTGTTAATCTTCTTGGGAAATATCAGTTTCGATATGGCCACAAACAGCAATTTTTGGGAAACTTTTTTGAGCAGCTGCTGAATACAAGTATTAAACAGGAATCAGGCCAGTTTTTTACCCCGGTACCTATTGCCAGATTTATGATATCCTCCCTGCCTTTAGAGGAGGTTATTGACAAAAATCTGAAGGAAAACGCCAGGGAGATTCTGCCTGTTGTAGTAGACTACGCCTGCGGTTCCGGACATTTCATTACAGAATATATGGATATTGTTCAGGACATAGTGAACAGTTACGATACCTCTAATTTAAGCCCTACAGATAGAAATAAAATTATAAGGTGGAAGCAGTCAGGAGACAATACTCAGGCTCAAGGGGACTTTGAGTGGGCAGCCAGGTGTGTTTATGGAATCGAAAAGGATTACCGCCTTGTTAAGACTGCAAAGGTCAGCACATTTTTAAATGGGGACGGAGATTCTAATATTATCTGCGCAGATGGACTTGACAAATTTCAATCGTCTAAATATATTGGCCATCTTCATTCTAATACCAGCAGTAATAATAACTTTAACGTTGTGGTGGCCAATCCGCCTTATTCTGTGTCCTCATTCAGACAAACTTTGACGGCCGAAAAAGAGGATTTTGAACTGTATGATTATTTAACGGCCAACAGTTCTGAAATTGAGTGTTTATTTGTAGAGAGAACAGCTCAGCTTTTAAAGGACGGCGGCCTGGGAGCGATTATTCTGCCCTCCTCCGTGTTGTCCAACACAGGAAGTATATATGAAAAAACAAGGGAGATTATTCTGAAAAGCTTTCACATTCGTGCCATAGCTAATATGGGGCCAAATACATTTATGGCTACAGGCTCCAACACAATTATTTTGTTTTTGGAACGGCGCGTAGATGGAGACTATAAGCGGATTTGTAAGCTGGTGACTCAGTTTTTCCAAAACTTTTTAGATTTTTCCTATGATAATACAAGTAAAGTAGTGCAGAGATATATTGACCAGGCATTTGAAAATGTAACGTTTGAGGACTATATTTCCTTTTTAAAACAAAAGCCTGGAGAAAGCTTTGCCTCCTCCGACTATTATTTGGAGCTGAAAAAGGCCTTTTATCAGTCTAAAGTATATAAAGATATACAAAAGAAAAAAGTATCAAAAGATTATACAGAGGAAGACAGAAAAAAAGAGCTCCATGTTTTATTTTATAAGACAGTATCTGAAAACGAAAAAAATAAGCTGATTAGTTTTCTGCTTACATTTAAGAAAACTACAATAGTAGTGAAAACAGGAGAAAAGCAGGAGGAAAAAGCATTTTTGGGGTATGAATTTTCTAATCGGAGAGGGCAGGAGGGAATTCATTATTCTACTAATGAAAATGGCAATATCAGCTCCGCCTTATATGATGATGAAAACTTATATGAAAACAAAAATAAAGTAAATTATTATATTAGAAAAGCTTTTTCCGATGAAATCCTGGAAATTCCGGAAAGTCTTCAATCTAATGTAAGATATATGAAAACAAGCCGCCTTCTGCCTTTAGACAGCGCTGTATTTTCAAATGTTATTTCTGTAGCCCCCACTAATCGGATTGTTGTAGAAGGCAGTTATCCGTTAGAGTTTTTGAAAAATATGTGTTATCTGCAGAAAGGAACCTCTATATCCTCAAAAGATATTGAAGAAGGCAGTATTCCTGTAGTGGCAGGAGGCAGGGCGCCGGCTTACTATAATAACAGCAGCAACCGGGATGGCAATATTATTACAGTCAGCGCCTCCGGGGCCAGCGCAGGTTATGTAGGATATTGGGATACGCCGATTTTTGCTTCCGACTGCACGACTATTAAGTCTAAAGATGAGGAAAAAATTTTAACGGCATACGTATATTATGTTCTGAAGGACAACCAGGATGCAGTTTATACCTTGCAGAAGGGGCAGGGACAGCCTCACGTATATCCAGATGATCTGGGAATGATACGTATTCCTCTTCCCTCTGTTGAAAAACAGAAAAGTATTATTGAGCAATATAGGAAAATAGATGAGGTAGCAGACAGCAAGAGAAAGATCATAGAGAAAAAGCAGAGTGACATTCACAGGATTATTCAAAATGTGTACGGCTCTGCTCCTCAGGTAAAAATGGAAACCTTAGGGGAAATATCCAGAGGCGCTTCCCCCAGACCTATTAAAAAATATTTGACTGCAGCTGCAAACGGAGTTAACTGGATTAAAATTGGAGATATTAGTCCGGAAGATAGATATGTGAAAAAGACCAGAGAAAAAATCACTGAAGAAGGGGCAAAGAAGTCAGTACGAGTTTATAAAGGCGATTTTATTTTATCTAACTCAATGAGCTATGGAAGGCCGTATATTGTAGACATAGAAGGCTGCATCCATGACGGATGGCTGCTTATAAGAAATTTAAAGGATAATATTTTAAGAGATTATTTATATTATGTACTGCTTTCCCCTGCCGTTCAAAGCCAGTTTGCAGAAAAGGCAGGGGCCGGCACTACAGTCAGCAATTTAAATATCAGCCGGGTAAAATCTGTAAAAATTCCGCTGCCGGAAATCAGTGAACAGCAGAAGATTTTAAAGGAAATCTATTCTTACGCAGAGGAAATTGATAAGCTGAAGGAAGAAATAGAAGATTTAAAAAAACAGAGAAAGCAGATATTGAAGCAGTATTTGTAAATGAGGCGCTGTAAATTTTGAACATTACATTTCACAGGAAATTCACGATTTTTACACAAGGTTTTAAAAAAGAAGGGTTATAGTTCCATATGCACATTTTAAATTATAAAAACTAAGGGCAGAAAGGAAACCTATATGAAAATCAAGAAAATTTCAGTGTGGATTTGTATAGCAGCTATGACGGCTTCCCTGGCGGCAGGCTGCGGAAAGAAAACATTAGAGTCTTCTGAAGTTAAAGATTCCCAGGAAACAGACACAGTTTCCGGGGATGTGGAAACTTCTCAGACTGTACAGGTAACAGATATAAATGGAACTGCGATTACAGCGGAAAACGGAGCGCTGGAAAGTCAGAATATGCCTGAAGCGCCTGCTGACCAGGCTCCTTGGGGAGGAAAACCAGATACTCCTCCGGCTGGCGGGGCACCTCAAAATAATGACGGAAAACCAGCCCCCGGCGGAGTGGCTCCAGGCCCTGGCAGTCTGATTTTCATAGGAACAGGGGAAAGCATTACATTTGAAATCACTGATTCCACCATAATTACTGTTGAATTTTTACAGGGAAGCCAGGAGGGAACCAGCGATAATATTTTAGTTGGAAGTGTGCTGGAGATCACTTTGGACGATGAGAACCAGGCCAGGGAGATTACTGTTAAAAACCTAAATGCAGGCGGGGGATTTGGCGGCAGCTCTGAAGT
The window above is part of the Lachnoclostridium edouardi genome. Proteins encoded here:
- a CDS encoding N-6 DNA methylase, with the protein product MIDENYIKELLHTMEFKLQNGTANIYEKVYYFSETERYVLKVDFDKKEILYNEDNQGIKVHHKSASQFSRKDRAEVFVVLECIDRLLTIGYRPNDIELEKSWPSGDNTSGRLDILIRKNQTPYMMIECKTYGEKYEKAKKNTLSANANGESKGQLFNYYAEEKETEIISLYASKLINGEIKRQYAMIPVEEKWRTLPNKKELFQSWNKEFQEKGIFEEGIKPYQAIEKVKTRGKLEILTNETSSAIFNQFLEILRHNAVSDKSNAFNKVLNLFICKIMDEDKNENEELQFVWDSQSDSLTILSNLLDLYKKGMKKFLNIDITGSSKEDLDKDFAALDDRIREDFWSWSQKNKLYTNSEFAFKDTYNEEAFEDNAKVLKEIVNLLGKYQFRYGHKQQFLGNFFEQLLNTSIKQESGQFFTPVPIARFMISSLPLEEVIDKNLKENAREILPVVVDYACGSGHFITEYMDIVQDIVNSYDTSNLSPTDRNKIIRWKQSGDNTQAQGDFEWAARCVYGIEKDYRLVKTAKVSTFLNGDGDSNIICADGLDKFQSSKYIGHLHSNTSSNNNFNVVVANPPYSVSSFRQTLTAEKEDFELYDYLTANSSEIECLFVERTAQLLKDGGLGAIILPSSVLSNTGSIYEKTREIILKSFHIRAIANMGPNTFMATGSNTIILFLERRVDGDYKRICKLVTQFFQNFLDFSYDNTSKVVQRYIDQAFENVTFEDYISFLKQKPGESFASSDYYLELKKAFYQSKVYKDIQKKKVSKDYTEEDRKKELHVLFYKTVSENEKNKLISFLLTFKKTTIVVKTGEKQEEKAFLGYEFSNRRGQEGIHYSTNENGNISSALYDDENLYENKNKVNYYIRKAFSDEILEIPESLQSNVRYMKTSRLLPLDSAVFSNVISVAPTNRIVVEGSYPLEFLKNMCYLQKGTSISSKDIEEGSIPVVAGGRAPAYYNNSSNRDGNIITVSASGASAGYVGYWDTPIFASDCTTIKSKDEEKILTAYVYYVLKDNQDAVYTLQKGQGQPHVYPDDLGMIRIPLPSVEKQKSIIEQYRKIDEVADSKRKIIEKKQSDIHRIIQNVYGSAPQVKMETLGEISRGASPRPIKKYLTAAANGVNWIKIGDISPEDRYVKKTREKITEEGAKKSVRVYKGDFILSNSMSYGRPYIVDIEGCIHDGWLLIRNLKDNILRDYLYYVLLSPAVQSQFAEKAGAGTTVSNLNISRVKSVKIPLPEISEQQKILKEIYSYAEEIDKLKEEIEDLKKQRKQILKQYL